A single region of the Cucumis melo cultivar AY chromosome 3, USDA_Cmelo_AY_1.0, whole genome shotgun sequence genome encodes:
- the LOC103485543 gene encoding 17.8 kDa class I heat shock protein-like, with protein sequence MSLIPSFYSGRRSNVFDPFSLELWDPSEGMQFPPTSGETSAIANTRIDWRETPEAHIFKADLPGLKKEEVKVEVEEGRVLQISGERSKEEEERNEKWHRVERSMGKFMRRFRLPENAKMDEIKANMENGVLTVMVPKQEARRPQVKAIDIAG encoded by the coding sequence ATGTCGTTGATCCCAAGTTTTTACAGCGGCCGACGAAGCAACGTGTTCGATCCATTCTCTCTAGAATTATGGGATCCATCAGAAGGGATGCAATTCCCCCCAACCTCCGGCGAAACGTCGGCAATTGCAAACACTCGAATCGACTGGAGAGAGACGCCGGAGGCTCACATATTCAAGGCAGATCTGCCGGGGCTGAAGAAGGAGGAAGTGAAAGTGGAGGTTGAGGAAGGGAGAGTGTTGCAGATAAGTGGGGAAAGGAGCAAAGAAGAGGAGGAGAGGAATGAGAAATGGCACAGAGTGGAGCGGAGCATGGGAAAGTTCATGCGGCGGTTCCGGCTACCGGAGAATGCAAAAATGGATGAGATTAAAGCGAATATGGAGAACGGAGTGTTGACTGTGATGGTGCCTAAACAGGAGGCGAGGAGGCCACAAGTTAAGGCCATCGATATTGCAGGATAG